Proteins encoded by one window of Emticicia oligotrophica DSM 17448:
- a CDS encoding TolC family protein, producing the protein MKIKHLKRALSLLFLILVVTNAYSQQSFTLKEAVQYALKNHINVKNAELEIYSAENTIKQVKAAGMPQINGQFQYTSNVIVPTQLVAAKNFNPQAAEGEVVKFKFGVPWGGQAGIGLNQLIFDATWLVGLKAAPVYRELAQRTVATSKVGVVENVMKAYYSVLVAEERSKLLGLNISRLDTMLRELKIMNEKGFVEKLDVDRLQVQRNNLVTETQKVENLIQLSYALLKFQMGMKQQESLTLKDKLSETDINQLQLPEYQGVDYANRVEYATLMTQKKLTTLDIERIQKGALPKVFFSGSLGAGHSNPRFNPFERWFGSSALTLGVQIPIYDSGLRKLQIQQQNINLTRIDQSALFLRESFELQATQGIISLKNGLETLKTQKANLDLAQEVVRVSKIKYQAGAGTNIEVVNAESSLKEAQTNYFAALYDLLIAKVDLDKAMGKLLAE; encoded by the coding sequence ATGAAAATAAAACACTTAAAGAGGGCATTGAGCTTGCTTTTCTTGATTCTGGTGGTTACGAATGCTTATAGTCAGCAGTCGTTTACGCTCAAGGAAGCAGTACAATATGCTTTAAAAAACCACATCAATGTAAAAAATGCTGAGCTGGAAATTTATTCAGCCGAAAATACCATTAAGCAAGTCAAAGCGGCTGGTATGCCACAAATCAATGGACAATTTCAATATACTTCAAACGTAATTGTACCTACTCAGTTGGTTGCAGCAAAAAACTTTAATCCACAGGCTGCAGAAGGTGAAGTAGTGAAATTTAAGTTTGGTGTGCCATGGGGTGGTCAGGCTGGAATTGGACTGAATCAATTAATATTTGATGCCACGTGGTTAGTTGGTTTAAAAGCCGCACCTGTTTACAGAGAACTGGCACAACGCACGGTTGCAACTTCAAAGGTGGGCGTTGTTGAAAACGTAATGAAGGCTTATTATTCGGTTTTAGTGGCAGAAGAAAGAAGCAAGTTGTTGGGGCTTAACATCAGTCGATTAGACACGATGTTACGTGAGCTGAAAATTATGAATGAAAAAGGTTTTGTAGAAAAATTAGATGTAGACCGCTTACAGGTTCAACGTAATAATTTAGTTACTGAAACCCAAAAAGTTGAAAATTTGATTCAATTAAGTTATGCACTCTTGAAGTTTCAGATGGGAATGAAACAGCAAGAATCACTTACTTTGAAAGACAAACTTTCTGAAACAGACATCAATCAGCTTCAATTGCCAGAATATCAAGGAGTAGATTACGCTAACAGAGTTGAATATGCCACTTTAATGACTCAGAAAAAACTTACAACGCTTGATATTGAGCGTATTCAGAAAGGGGCATTACCAAAAGTATTCTTTAGCGGTTCACTTGGAGCAGGGCACAGTAACCCGCGTTTCAACCCATTTGAGCGTTGGTTTGGCTCATCGGCTCTAACACTTGGTGTACAGATTCCGATTTACGACAGTGGACTTCGTAAGCTTCAGATTCAACAACAAAACATCAACCTTACAAGAATTGACCAAAGTGCATTGTTTTTACGTGAATCATTTGAATTACAAGCAACACAAGGAATTATTAGTTTAAAAAATGGTTTAGAAACACTAAAAACTCAAAAAGCTAACCTCGATTTAGCTCAAGAAGTAGTAAGGGTTTCGAAGATTAAATATCAAGCTGGTGCTGGTACAAATATTGAAGTAGTAAATGCAGAATCTTCTTTAAAAGAAGCTCAAACAAATTACTTCGCTGCACTCTATGATTTATTAATTGCTAAAGTAGATTTAGATAAAGCAATGGGTAAACTATTGGCAGAATAA
- a CDS encoding efflux RND transporter periplasmic adaptor subunit, whose protein sequence is MKNTLYILSTVVILAACSKGGGDKVAEKRAELAKLEAEEKKISESIKQLKSELNILAPAKEVEKVIAVTVSPITTQTFNHFVEIQGRIDAKNNIFVSPQMGGAITNLYVKEGDFVKQGQVIATIDNSVLKQSIQEIDVQLGTAKVFYEKQKALWDQKIGTEVQYIQAKANVDALEKRLATLQTQTAMTKVIAPLSGFVDEVRMKAGEMAAPGLGIVRIVNSDNLKVVAQVADTYASTIKQGDVVNIKFPDLGKETSARLTFVSQTVNQASRTFTVEATIPKIAPQLKPNMLAVLNINDQAKGNSIIINRNIIQQTELGDIVYVAVTEGAKKVARSRKVTTGLTYNGDIEIISGLQAGDMLITQGYQDLVDGQAVNY, encoded by the coding sequence ATGAAAAATACATTATATATTCTATCAACAGTTGTTATTTTAGCCGCTTGCTCAAAAGGTGGTGGAGATAAAGTTGCAGAAAAAAGAGCAGAATTAGCTAAACTTGAAGCAGAAGAAAAGAAAATTTCTGAGAGCATCAAGCAATTAAAAAGCGAGTTGAATATACTTGCACCAGCAAAAGAAGTAGAGAAAGTAATTGCCGTAACGGTTTCGCCAATTACTACGCAAACTTTCAATCACTTTGTTGAAATTCAAGGCCGCATTGATGCTAAGAATAATATCTTTGTTTCGCCACAAATGGGTGGAGCCATTACAAACTTGTATGTAAAGGAAGGTGATTTCGTAAAACAAGGACAAGTAATTGCTACTATTGATAATTCAGTTTTGAAGCAATCTATTCAAGAAATTGATGTACAATTAGGTACAGCAAAAGTTTTCTACGAAAAACAAAAAGCTCTTTGGGATCAAAAAATCGGTACAGAAGTTCAATACATTCAGGCAAAAGCAAATGTTGATGCTCTTGAAAAACGTTTGGCTACGCTACAAACACAAACAGCCATGACAAAGGTAATCGCACCATTGAGTGGTTTTGTTGATGAAGTACGTATGAAAGCTGGCGAAATGGCCGCTCCGGGTTTAGGAATAGTTCGTATTGTTAATTCAGATAACCTAAAAGTAGTTGCACAAGTAGCAGATACCTACGCAAGTACTATCAAACAAGGCGATGTGGTAAATATCAAATTCCCAGATTTAGGAAAAGAAACTTCTGCAAGATTGACCTTTGTGAGCCAAACAGTAAATCAAGCTTCTCGTACGTTTACTGTAGAGGCAACGATTCCAAAAATTGCTCCACAATTAAAGCCAAATATGTTGGCCGTTTTGAATATCAACGACCAAGCTAAAGGAAATTCAATCATCATTAATCGTAATATTATCCAACAAACTGAATTAGGTGATATCGTGTACGTAGCGGTAACTGAAGGTGCGAAAAAAGTAGCACGCAGCCGTAAGGTTACGACGGGTCTTACTTATAATGGTGATATCGAAATAATTTCTGGTTTACAAGCTGGTGATATGCTTATTACGCAAGGTTACCAAGATTTAGTAGATGGTCAGGCGGTTAATTACTAA
- a CDS encoding efflux RND transporter permease subunit — translation MEKENLQDQDLPHGSGSIYNLVRWLGNNQTTVYIFTIMIFLAGLGIYFNLPKEQFPDIKVPQIYVQTIYFGTTPADIENVINKPIEKQLKTITGVKRIKSNALQDVSVILIEFNPDVKVEVALQRVRDAVDKSKRDLPQKLDSGPTAQDVNFSEFPIMNINLVGNFSLEKLKDYAEELQDEIESYPEITKVDIVGTLKREIQINLDLYKMQSTGLTFYDVQSAVQGENINISGGELNVDNVRRTIRVKGEFKTVDQIQNIQVRTSTGATVRLGDVADVRDSHEEQQDFARLDGKSVVTLNVVKRAGANVIAVSERIEKLLEKYREDRFPPGLQAKITADTSERVKSEINDLVNTVVLGFIFVVIVLMFFMGVRDAIFVGLSVPLSALIAFIPLWFSGFSLNTIVLFAFLLGLGIVVDDAIVVIENAHRLFNKFKNLTIKEAVALAASEVFLPVLSGTLTTIAPFFPLLFWPGIVGEFMKFLPITLIYTLLASLIVAYVMNPVFAISFMKRHEEEDHADTSFRAIQRPLIIMAIIAVPGYLMNVGIGNFIVLIALLYAFNHFVLTPKVILPFQNGALPRFKQAYRNLISWVIIGYRPVFAVLSMFGLLIMTFVLLGIVKPKVIFFPSGEPDYIYVYNVMPVGTDARVTDSVTKVIETKVFGVIKRNKAEGAINSVISNVGKNAGDPFNPDRSATPQKSKVTVAFVKKELRGDISSAKLLEEMRKEIQGIPGSEISVQRENNGPPTGKPISVEIAGDDFNKLISIEKEVRKRITAAGIQGIEELKSDLITNKPEIIVDVDKVKAQREGISTSQIALAIRTALFGAEISKFRDDKEEYPIQLRLKADDRNQVEKLLSMNITYRDMNMGGMLRQVPLNSVANISYSTTFSQINRKNQQRIITLGSEVLNGYNANEIVAEIQSKVINEMEVPSGYTVKMGGEQEEQMESMMFLLGALGAAVLLIYLILATQFNSVVKPFIIFVTILLSFIGVFLGFMAFGMTFSVIMSGVGIIALAGIVVKNGILLIEFTDELRSRGYALKDAIVEAGGVRLTPVLLTASAAILGLVPLALGISMDFVTMFTHLDPHVVIGGDSAVFWGILAWTIIFGLSFSTVLTLVIVPCLYYINERVRDKWFRKKQVEA, via the coding sequence ATGGAAAAAGAAAATTTACAAGACCAAGATTTGCCTCACGGAAGTGGGTCAATATATAACCTCGTTCGTTGGTTAGGAAACAACCAAACGACGGTATATATCTTTACGATAATGATTTTCTTGGCAGGTTTAGGTATTTACTTCAACCTACCAAAAGAGCAGTTTCCTGATATTAAAGTGCCACAAATTTATGTGCAAACCATTTATTTTGGTACTACACCAGCTGATATCGAAAACGTAATTAATAAGCCAATTGAAAAACAGCTAAAAACAATTACGGGTGTAAAACGCATTAAATCAAATGCTTTACAAGACGTATCAGTAATTTTGATTGAATTTAATCCTGATGTAAAAGTAGAAGTCGCACTTCAACGTGTGCGTGATGCAGTTGATAAATCGAAGCGTGATTTACCACAAAAACTCGATAGTGGTCCAACGGCTCAAGATGTGAACTTTTCGGAGTTTCCGATTATGAACATCAACCTAGTTGGTAATTTTTCGCTCGAAAAACTGAAAGATTATGCTGAAGAGCTTCAAGATGAAATTGAATCATATCCAGAAATTACGAAGGTTGACATTGTCGGTACTTTAAAGCGTGAAATTCAAATTAACCTTGATTTGTACAAAATGCAATCGACTGGTTTGACTTTCTATGACGTACAAAGTGCCGTGCAGGGTGAAAATATCAATATTTCGGGTGGTGAATTGAATGTCGATAATGTTCGCCGAACCATTCGTGTGAAAGGTGAATTCAAGACAGTTGACCAGATTCAAAATATTCAAGTACGTACTTCTACAGGTGCAACTGTTCGTTTGGGCGATGTAGCTGATGTAAGAGATAGCCATGAAGAACAACAAGATTTTGCTCGTTTAGATGGTAAATCAGTTGTAACACTTAACGTTGTTAAGCGTGCAGGTGCTAACGTAATTGCGGTGTCGGAGCGTATTGAAAAGTTGTTAGAAAAGTACCGTGAAGACCGTTTCCCTCCAGGATTACAAGCAAAAATTACGGCTGATACTTCGGAGCGTGTAAAAAGCGAAATCAACGACCTAGTAAATACGGTTGTTTTGGGCTTTATTTTCGTAGTAATTGTATTGATGTTCTTTATGGGTGTTCGTGACGCCATCTTTGTTGGACTTTCAGTACCGCTCTCTGCTTTGATTGCCTTTATTCCGCTTTGGTTCTCAGGGTTTTCACTGAATACCATTGTATTGTTTGCGTTTTTGTTAGGTTTGGGTATTGTGGTTGACGATGCCATAGTGGTAATCGAAAATGCTCACCGTTTATTCAATAAATTCAAGAATCTAACAATTAAGGAAGCAGTTGCGTTAGCAGCCTCAGAAGTATTTTTGCCAGTATTATCGGGTACACTTACAACCATTGCTCCTTTCTTCCCGCTTTTGTTCTGGCCAGGTATTGTGGGTGAATTCATGAAATTTTTACCTATTACCTTGATTTATACCTTATTAGCTTCTTTGATTGTAGCTTATGTGATGAATCCAGTTTTTGCTATTTCATTCATGAAACGCCATGAAGAAGAAGACCACGCTGATACCAGTTTCCGTGCCATTCAACGTCCACTGATTATAATGGCAATTATTGCTGTTCCGGGTTATTTGATGAATGTTGGTATCGGAAATTTCATTGTGTTAATTGCTCTTCTTTATGCCTTTAATCACTTTGTATTAACACCAAAGGTTATTCTTCCATTCCAGAATGGAGCATTACCACGCTTCAAACAGGCTTATCGTAACCTCATTTCTTGGGTAATTATAGGCTACCGACCAGTATTTGCCGTATTAAGTATGTTTGGTTTATTGATTATGACATTCGTGTTATTGGGAATAGTGAAGCCAAAAGTAATCTTCTTCCCAAGCGGAGAACCAGATTATATTTATGTTTATAATGTAATGCCGGTAGGAACGGATGCTCGTGTAACTGACTCAGTGACGAAAGTAATTGAAACCAAAGTGTTTGGTGTAATCAAACGCAATAAAGCAGAGGGAGCTATTAACTCAGTGATTTCGAATGTAGGTAAAAATGCAGGTGACCCATTCAATCCAGACCGCTCTGCTACGCCTCAGAAATCGAAAGTAACCGTAGCTTTCGTGAAGAAAGAGTTACGTGGAGATATTTCTTCTGCCAAACTTTTAGAAGAAATGCGTAAGGAGATTCAAGGAATTCCGGGTAGTGAAATTTCAGTACAAAGAGAAAACAACGGCCCTCCAACGGGTAAACCAATTTCGGTAGAGATTGCTGGAGATGATTTCAATAAACTCATAAGTATTGAAAAAGAAGTACGCAAACGTATTACTGCCGCTGGTATTCAAGGTATCGAAGAATTGAAGTCAGATTTGATTACTAATAAGCCAGAAATTATTGTTGATGTAGATAAAGTTAAAGCCCAAAGAGAAGGTATCAGTACTTCGCAGATTGCCTTGGCGATTCGTACAGCCTTGTTTGGTGCAGAAATCTCGAAATTTAGAGATGATAAAGAAGAATACCCAATTCAGTTGCGTTTGAAAGCGGATGACCGTAATCAAGTTGAAAAACTTTTGAGTATGAATATCACTTACCGCGATATGAACATGGGTGGAATGTTGCGTCAGGTTCCGCTTAATTCGGTAGCAAATATTAGTTATTCGACTACATTTAGCCAGATTAATCGCAAGAATCAACAACGTATTATTACTTTAGGCTCAGAAGTATTGAATGGTTATAATGCCAACGAAATTGTGGCCGAGATTCAAAGTAAAGTAATCAACGAGATGGAAGTTCCGAGTGGATACACAGTAAAAATGGGTGGTGAGCAAGAAGAGCAGATGGAATCAATGATGTTTTTGTTAGGAGCGTTAGGAGCGGCAGTTTTATTGATTTATTTGATTCTTGCAACGCAGTTCAACTCGGTAGTAAAACCATTTATCATTTTCGTAACAATTCTATTATCATTCATTGGGGTATTCTTAGGATTCATGGCTTTTGGCATGACATTCTCCGTAATTATGTCGGGTGTAGGTATTATTGCATTGGCAGGTATTGTGGTGAAAAACGGTATTTTGCTTATTGAGTTTACCGATGAATTACGTAGTAGGGGCTACGCTTTGAAAGATGCTATCGTGGAAGCAGGAGGCGTACGCCTAACCCCAGTGTTACTTACAGCTTCTGCTGCCATTTTGGGTCTCGTTCCTTTGGCTTTAGGTATAAGTATGGATTTCGTAACGATGTTTACGCACCTTGACCCACACGTGGTAATTGGCGGAGATAGTGCTGTTTTCTGGGGAATCTTGGCTTGGACAATCATTTTTGGACTTAGTTTCTCGACAGTACTTACATTAGTGATTGTACCTTGTTTGTACTACATCAATGAGCGTGTGCGAGATAAATGGTTTCGAAAAAAACAAGTTGAGGCATAA
- a CDS encoding glycosyltransferase family 2 protein: MYLSIVSPVYRAQEIVDKLVEEIHQAVRPITDSYEIILVEDGSPDKSWEAIERVCSNDTYVKGVKLSRNFGQHAAINAGLSISKGEWIVVMDCDLQDRPDEIPHLLNKAKEGYELVFAQRQIRQDGFFKKLSSKLFYKIFSYLTDTIQDSSVANFGIYHRKVIDAVVSLGDRIRFFPTMTQWVGFRKAYLPVKHDERASGKSSYSWAKLIELAFNNIISFSDKPLRLTVRLGLMMSLVAILLGIGYLYLYFSNQIKQLGFASIIISITFFSGLIIFILGIIGIYLGKTFEQVKGRPVHIIDQKLNF; encoded by the coding sequence ATGTACTTATCTATTGTTTCACCTGTTTATAGAGCTCAAGAAATTGTTGATAAATTAGTTGAAGAAATTCATCAAGCCGTCAGGCCAATAACCGATTCTTACGAAATTATTTTGGTAGAAGATGGTAGTCCTGATAAATCTTGGGAAGCCATCGAACGTGTATGTAGCAATGATACTTATGTGAAAGGTGTAAAACTAAGTAGAAACTTTGGTCAACATGCTGCCATCAATGCGGGATTAAGCATTTCAAAAGGAGAATGGATAGTTGTGATGGACTGTGACCTTCAAGATAGGCCAGATGAGATTCCGCATTTATTGAATAAAGCGAAAGAAGGATATGAGCTTGTTTTTGCTCAACGACAAATTCGACAGGATGGATTTTTCAAGAAACTTTCTTCTAAGTTATTTTATAAAATTTTTAGCTACTTAACCGATACCATACAAGATAGTAGCGTGGCAAACTTTGGCATTTATCACCGAAAAGTGATAGATGCAGTAGTTAGTTTGGGCGACCGAATTAGGTTTTTTCCTACCATGACCCAATGGGTGGGATTTCGTAAGGCTTACTTGCCCGTCAAACACGATGAACGTGCATCGGGAAAATCATCGTATTCATGGGCAAAACTCATTGAATTGGCTTTCAATAATATCATTTCCTTCTCTGATAAACCACTCCGCCTCACAGTTAGGCTTGGTTTAATGATGTCGCTTGTGGCAATTCTTTTAGGAATCGGCTACCTATACCTATACTTTAGCAATCAAATCAAACAATTGGGTTTTGCCAGTATTATTATTTCCATTACATTTTTTTCGGGGCTTATCATATTCATTTTGGGTATTATTGGTATTTATTTAGGTAAAACTTTCGAGCAAGTCAAAGGGAGACCCGTGCATATTATCGACCAAAAATTAAATTTTTAA
- a CDS encoding YceI family protein: MATWIIDPTHSEVNFKVKHLMISTVTGTFGTYEGSIETANDTDFAGAKVSFSADIDSISTNQEQRDGHLKSADFFDAASFPKLTFAATSMEKVDDETYHVTGDLTIKGTTKPVTLKAEFGGIMGDFYGNTKAGFEIAGKINRQDFGLTWGAVTEAGGVVVSDEVKLAFNIQLVKQA, translated from the coding sequence ATGGCTACTTGGATTATTGACCCAACTCACTCTGAAGTTAATTTCAAAGTAAAACACTTAATGATTTCTACTGTTACTGGTACATTCGGAACTTACGAAGGTTCGATTGAAACAGCTAATGACACTGATTTCGCAGGTGCAAAAGTTAGCTTCTCGGCAGATATTGATAGCATTTCTACTAATCAAGAACAAAGAGATGGACACTTGAAATCGGCTGATTTCTTTGATGCAGCAAGCTTCCCAAAATTAACTTTTGCAGCAACATCAATGGAAAAAGTTGATGATGAAACTTATCATGTAACTGGTGACTTGACAATTAAAGGAACTACAAAACCTGTAACTTTGAAAGCAGAGTTTGGTGGTATTATGGGCGATTTTTACGGAAATACAAAGGCTGGTTTTGAAATTGCAGGAAAAATCAACCGTCAAGATTTCGGACTTACTTGGGGTGCAGTAACAGAAGCAGGTGGCGTAGTGGTAAGTGATGAAGTAAAATTAGCTTTCAATATTCAATTAGTGAAGCAGGCTTAA
- a CDS encoding SDR family oxidoreductase, giving the protein MNLDLSGKTAFVCGSTQGIGKAAAVELALLGANITLVARNEEKLKAVLDELPRKKGQKHRYLLIDFSKTNQIKSRIERHLTKYPEAHILVNNTGGPVGGPVIEASPDLFLQTFNEHVIAAQILTQALVPSMKKDGFGRIINITSVGMKQPIVGLGVSNTIRGAIGNWAKSMANELGKFGITTNNVLPGYTTTARLQKVNEMRASATQKSVSEVEQELIKEIPIGRFTAPQETAAVIAFLCSPAAASVNGVSIPVDGGKTSSL; this is encoded by the coding sequence ATGAATCTAGATTTATCAGGAAAAACTGCCTTCGTATGTGGCAGCACACAAGGCATTGGTAAAGCCGCCGCCGTCGAATTAGCACTTTTAGGGGCAAATATTACATTAGTGGCTCGAAATGAAGAAAAATTAAAAGCAGTATTAGACGAACTTCCACGCAAAAAAGGTCAAAAACATCGCTATTTACTGATTGATTTTTCAAAAACTAACCAAATAAAATCTCGAATTGAACGTCATTTGACAAAATATCCTGAGGCTCATATTTTGGTGAATAATACAGGCGGCCCAGTCGGAGGCCCTGTGATTGAAGCTTCTCCCGACTTATTTCTACAAACTTTTAATGAGCATGTTATTGCTGCCCAAATACTTACACAAGCACTTGTTCCGAGTATGAAAAAAGATGGGTTTGGACGCATCATCAACATTACATCCGTAGGTATGAAGCAGCCAATTGTTGGTTTGGGGGTATCGAATACCATTCGTGGGGCAATAGGTAATTGGGCTAAATCAATGGCAAATGAGCTTGGAAAATTTGGTATTACAACTAACAATGTGCTTCCGGGCTATACAACAACGGCACGCTTGCAGAAAGTAAACGAAATGCGAGCTTCAGCTACGCAAAAGAGTGTTAGTGAAGTAGAGCAAGAGCTAATTAAAGAAATTCCGATTGGAAGGTTTACAGCTCCCCAAGAAACAGCCGCAGTTATCGCCTTTTTGTGTTCTCCTGCAGCCGCATCTGTCAATGGGGTAAGTATTCCTGTAGATGGTGGCAAGACTAGTAGTTTATAA
- a CDS encoding quinone-dependent dihydroorotate dehydrogenase, with product MSFYKNLVFPYLTKYDAEKIHYTVMNTLKFACSIPFMPAILRLIFEKKDARLERKVFGLRFKNPVGLAAGFDKNGIWTDELSNLGFGFIEIGTVTPKPQSGNDKPRLFRLKPDRALINRMGFNNEGSMAAANNLRKRKTKVIVGGNIGKNKVTENDEAIYDYLKAFNDLYPYVDYFVVNVSSPNTPGLRDLQEKEPLKYILKVLERDNGRKSKPKPILLKIAPDLTNEQLDDVIEIVKETRTAGVIATNTTISREGLVSDKETVTEIGAGGLSGKPLTDRSTEVIRYLSEKSNKAFPIIGVGGIYSAQDAIDKLNAGASLVQVYSGFIYEGPSIVKEICNGILKEIPKK from the coding sequence ATGAGTTTCTACAAAAATCTTGTATTTCCGTACCTAACTAAATACGACGCAGAGAAAATCCATTATACAGTAATGAATACGCTCAAATTTGCCTGCTCTATTCCATTCATGCCAGCAATTTTGAGGCTTATTTTTGAGAAAAAAGATGCTCGTTTAGAAAGAAAAGTTTTTGGTCTTCGCTTTAAAAATCCAGTAGGTTTAGCTGCGGGCTTTGATAAAAATGGTATTTGGACCGACGAGCTATCTAATCTTGGTTTTGGATTTATCGAAATCGGTACTGTTACACCAAAACCACAATCAGGTAATGATAAACCTCGACTCTTCAGACTAAAACCTGACCGTGCACTGATTAACCGCATGGGCTTTAATAACGAGGGTTCAATGGCTGCAGCAAATAATCTTCGTAAACGTAAAACAAAGGTTATCGTAGGTGGAAACATTGGAAAAAACAAAGTGACTGAAAACGATGAAGCTATATACGATTACCTCAAGGCTTTCAATGACCTCTATCCTTACGTAGATTACTTTGTGGTGAATGTGAGTTCTCCAAACACGCCTGGTTTAAGAGATTTACAAGAAAAAGAACCGTTGAAATATATTTTGAAGGTTTTGGAAAGAGATAATGGAAGAAAATCAAAACCTAAGCCTATCCTTCTGAAAATTGCACCTGATTTGACTAACGAGCAACTTGATGATGTGATTGAAATTGTAAAAGAAACTCGTACAGCAGGTGTCATTGCAACCAATACAACCATTAGTAGAGAAGGTTTGGTATCTGACAAGGAAACTGTTACTGAAATTGGAGCGGGTGGTTTAAGTGGTAAACCTCTCACTGACCGTTCGACCGAAGTTATTAGGTATTTATCAGAAAAATCGAACAAAGCGTTTCCTATTATTGGCGTTGGAGGAATTTATTCCGCACAAGATGCAATTGATAAACTGAATGCAGGAGCCTCACTCGTTCAAGTCTATTCTGGCTTTATCTATGAAGGCCCAAGCATTGTAAAAGAAATTTGTAATGGAATTTTGAAAGAAATACCCAAAAAATAA
- the sucD gene encoding succinate--CoA ligase subunit alpha, protein MSVLVNKNSKVIVQGFTGSEGTFHASQMIEYGTNVVGGVTPGKGGQLHLDRPVFNTVEQAVADTGADVSIIFVPPAFAADAIMEAADAGIKVIVCITEGIPTKDMVTAKSYLQGKNARLIGPNCPGVITAEECKVGIMPGFIFKKGTIGVVSKSGTLTYEAVDQLSKVGLGQTTAIGIGGDPIIGTTTKEAVELLMNDPETEGIVMIGEIGGGMEAEAARWIKENGTKPVVGFIAGQTAPKGRRMGHAGAIIGGADDTAAAKMKIMAECGIHVVASPAEIGVTMLKALGKA, encoded by the coding sequence ATGAGCGTTCTTGTAAATAAAAACTCTAAGGTAATCGTACAAGGTTTTACTGGCTCGGAAGGTACTTTTCATGCGAGTCAGATGATTGAATACGGCACAAATGTCGTTGGTGGTGTAACACCAGGAAAAGGTGGACAATTGCACCTTGACCGCCCTGTTTTCAATACTGTTGAGCAAGCAGTTGCTGATACAGGAGCCGATGTCTCAATTATTTTCGTGCCGCCAGCATTTGCAGCTGATGCCATCATGGAAGCAGCTGATGCAGGTATCAAAGTAATCGTTTGTATTACTGAAGGTATTCCAACAAAAGATATGGTTACTGCAAAGTCATATCTTCAAGGTAAAAACGCACGTTTGATTGGCCCTAACTGCCCAGGTGTTATTACGGCAGAAGAATGTAAAGTAGGTATCATGCCAGGCTTTATCTTCAAAAAAGGGACAATCGGTGTTGTATCAAAATCAGGTACTTTAACATACGAAGCCGTTGACCAGTTATCTAAAGTAGGTCTTGGCCAAACAACTGCTATCGGTATCGGTGGTGACCCGATTATCGGAACAACTACTAAAGAGGCGGTTGAACTTTTGATGAACGACCCAGAAACAGAGGGTATCGTAATGATTGGTGAAATTGGTGGTGGAATGGAAGCCGAAGCAGCTCGTTGGATTAAAGAAAACGGTACAAAACCAGTAGTTGGTTTTATCGCTGGTCAAACAGCTCCAAAAGGTCGTCGTATGGGTCATGCAGGAGCAATCATTGGCGGTGCTGATGATACGGCTGCTGCTAAGATGAAAATCATGGCAGAATGTGGAATCCACGTGGTAGCATCTCCAGCAGAAATCGGTGTTACGATGTTGAAAGCACTCGGAAAAGCATAA
- a CDS encoding TetR/AcrR family transcriptional regulator, with amino-acid sequence MEVRERILKAAEELFLKFGIRSVTMDEIASELGISKKTIYMHFADKDSIVEEVAVVRMTCEQEMSEVIHKESENPIHEVVREIEMLKANIANFNPVIIYDLKKYYPKVWALFQEHKKTIYLDIIKENLKEGIKQGLYRPEVNVEILARLRMEEIDFAFEQSVFPKDKFNQYDIHKTFIDHFLRGIITLKGLEVYEKYISTTQL; translated from the coding sequence ATGGAAGTAAGAGAACGTATATTGAAAGCTGCTGAAGAGCTTTTTCTAAAGTTTGGAATTCGCAGTGTAACGATGGACGAGATTGCTTCTGAACTCGGAATTTCGAAGAAGACAATCTATATGCACTTTGCCGATAAAGATAGCATTGTAGAAGAAGTGGCAGTTGTGAGAATGACTTGTGAACAAGAAATGAGCGAAGTGATTCACAAAGAATCTGAGAACCCGATTCATGAGGTTGTTCGTGAAATAGAAATGCTCAAAGCAAATATTGCCAACTTTAATCCTGTGATTATCTATGATTTAAAAAAGTATTACCCCAAAGTTTGGGCACTTTTTCAAGAGCATAAAAAAACAATCTATTTAGATATAATCAAGGAAAACTTAAAGGAGGGAATTAAACAAGGGCTTTATCGTCCAGAAGTTAATGTCGAGATTTTAGCGAGGTTACGCATGGAAGAAATTGATTTTGCCTTTGAACAAAGTGTTTTTCCAAAAGATAAATTCAATCAATACGATATTCACAAAACCTTTATCGACCATTTTCTTAGAGGAATTATTACACTTAAAGGGCTTGAAGTTTATGAAAAATACATTAGCACAACTCAATTATAA